Below is a genomic region from Streptomyces sp. NBC_00461.
TACCAGCTGGCCGACATAGCGCGCAAGGTCGTCGGGGTCGGCAGCGTGGGCACCCGCTGCTGGATCGTGCTCCTGTTGGGCCGGGACGACGAGGATCCGCTGTTCCTCCAGGCCAAGGAGGCCGATCAGTCGGTGCTGGCACCCCACGTCGGAGACAGCGAATATCCCACGCAGGGCGAGCGGGTCGTCTCCGGGCAGCGGCTCATGCAGGCCACCAGCGACATCCTCCTGGGCTGGGAGCGGGTCGAGGGCATCGACGGCCGACGGCGCGACTTCTACATACGGCAGTTGCGGGACTGGAAGGGGGTCGCCGTGGCCGAGGACATGGTGCCGCGGGGCATGCGGACGTTCGGCGCTCTGTGCGGCGCGACGCTGGCCCGCGCCCACGCCAGGTCCGGCGACCGCATCGCCATCGCCGCGTACCTGGGCGGCGGGGACACCTTCGACCGGGCGCTGGTGACATTCGCCGAGCACTACGCCGACCAGAACGAGCGGGACCACCAGGCACTCGTCGACGCCGTCAGCACCGGGAAGCTGCCGGCCGAGGCAGCCTGAGGAGGCATTGGCCTCAGAGCCGTCGCGGCGATGAGACCGCCGATGCCACCAGGATGCGGGACCCGTGGACCGGTCATGGCCGGCTGGCCGTCTTGCCCAGGCCGGTGCCGTCGAACCGCCTCACGGACCTCACCCGCCACGGGTGATCACCCCTGCTGAGTCAACGCGCATGCTCGAAGAAACAGCGTTGGCGCTGCGTCTCACCGACGAAGTGAGGAATTCACCATGGCCACGACCACAACGCACCACCGTTCGGAAACCGGTCAGGCGGCCGCGGGTGGACTGACGATGTTCGCCGCCGTCCTGCTGTTCATCGCCGGTGTCCTGGACCTCCTCCGGGGCATCACGGCCATCGCCAACGACAACATCTACGTCTCCGCCCCCAACTACACCTTCAAGTTCGACCTGACGAGCTGGGGCTGGATCCAGCTGGTCCTCGGAGTGATCGCCGTGGGCGTGAGCGCCGGTCTCTTCACGCGCGCCACGTGGGCCAGGGTCGTCGGCGTCGGCATCGCCGGACTGCTGATCATCGCCAACTTCCTGTCGATGCCGTACTACCCCGTCTGGTCGCTCATCCTGATCGCGATGTACGGCTTCGTCATCTGGGCCCTGTGCGTCGTGCAGCGGGAGCCCTGAAACGAACGGTCGGCCGATCGGGCCGCTCACTGACGGCCTCTCCGGCCAGATGATCTCGTGAACTCCGGGTCCCGACCCGGGCCGTCGCTCGCGGAGCACGCTCTGCCTGCACTACTCGGGTGGCGGATCATTCGGTGGTGAAATGCCAGGTGGAGCGCCGCCTGCCGGCGTGTCGCCGGACGGTGGGCCCGGCGCTGCGGATCTGTCCAAATGGCGGGCGGCCCAGGGTTCGCGGGCGATGACCGCACCGGCGGTGATGCACAGGGCCGCGACCACGCAGAGCGTGATGAGCCAGGACAACAGAGTGAAGACCGCACCCAGCGAGCCGTACTTGTCCAGGCTGTGGTTGAGGGCCTGGGGCACGTACAGCGGTGCGGTGAGGGTGAGGACGCTCAGGGCCGTTCCGGTCAGCAGCGCGCCCGGCAGCAGTGGCAGCCACGGCACGCGCGCGGCCAGCAGCAGATGCTGCGTCCACCACCAGAGGGCGACCTCCGCGACCAGCAGCAGCGGCACACCCAGCCACAGGCCGAGCCCGAAGCCGGTGCGCAGGCTCCCCTGCAGTCCGAACATGACCAGCCACGCCGCGAGCCAGGCGATCCAGCGCCAGGCGGCCACCCGCGCGCTCGCCCCGGGCAGGCTCCAGGCTCGCTGGCACAGCCGTTGCATGGCACGGCTGCACGCGGTGGCCGAGATGAGCACCATCAGCCCGCCGACCACGCCGGTGGTCTGCCGAAGCTCGTCGGACGGATTACCGGTGCCCTGGACAACCTTCTTCAACTCGGCGTCCGCGCTTCCGGTCAGCCCGAAGGCCTCGTGCACGGACTTGACGAACTGATCACGCAACGCCGCCGGGGCGATGGAGGCCACCACGAACAGCAGCGGGACGGCCGTGAGGAACGTCTGAGCAGCCAGCCGGGTGGCCGAGTCGAGCACATTCACCGAGATCAGGTGCGACATCAGACGCGTGATCACCGGGAACCGGGCCTCGGCCCGGGCCCGCAACCCCATCAGCCGGGACCCGATCGAGGCGCCGGACTCCCGCCGCGCTGCCCGGCGTGGCGGGTGATCCGGGCCTTTCCCTCCGGCCCCTGTCCCTGACTGCATACTGCCAGGGTGTCGCCGCTGAGACCGTCTGGCTCCGGCACGAGCACGACGCAGGGCCGGATGGATCAACGAACCAGCACGAAAGGCGTGAACGGGACGGCGGTTTCAGAGACCCGGTGAGCCTCCGGCGCGAACCGGCCCCGCCGCCGAGGAGGGCCGTTCACCTGGCTTCACGAACCGCACGTGACGAGCGGGCGCGGCCTCCATCGACCTGTTCAGTTCAGTAGCAGGCAGCGCGGTTGAAGCCGGTGATGTTGAGCTTGAGGCCCTTCACCGCGTCGGTCTCCAGTTGCGAACCTGGGGCATTGGGGCCTCGTGGGCTGACCAGTGGATGCCCTGGAGGACCGGGCAGGTGTGTCCAACCGGGGCGCGGAGGTGCGTCAGTAGCCGGTGCCGCGCTTGACCTGGGCCCGCTCGATCCCGTGGGTCGCGCCCTTGTCGTCCAAAGTCCGACACGCGTCGTCGATGTCCTGGCTCAGGCGATCGACCTGCTCGCGGCTCAGGGTCTCCCTGACCAGGGCACGCAGGATCTTCACCCTCTCCGCGTTGGGCGGGAGCGTGTACGCCGGCACCATCCAGCCGCGCTCGGCCGAGAGCTGCCAGGCGATGTCGGACTCGTCGTAGGCGTACTTGCCGGCGAGACGGAAAGCGACCAGCGGCAGCTGCTCAAGGTCACTCCCGATCACTTCGAAGCGGCCGTTGCTCCGCAGGTTGTCCGCCAACGCGTGGGCGTTCTCCTGCATCATCTTCATGACGTAGGTGTAGCCCTGGCGACCGAGCCGGACGAAGTTGTAGTACTGCGCGAGCACCATCGACGCGCCGGTAGAGAAGTTCAGCGTGAACGTGGCGTCGGTCTTGCCCAAGTAGTTCTCGTAGAACACGAGATCCTTGGCCAGGTCGGACTCCTCGCGGAAGACCAGCCATCCGATGCCGGGGTAGACCAGGCCGTACTTGTGTCCCGAGACGTTGATCGAACGGACCTGTTCAAGCCGGAAGTCCCATTTCGAGTCCGGGTAGAGAAAGGGCCACACGAATGCGCCGCTGGCGCCGTCAACATGGATCGGAATGTCGAGGTCCCGCTCTTTGCGAACGTCCCGCAGGAGCTTGTCGATCCCGACGACATCGTCTTTGTGGCCGGTGAACGTGGTGCCGAGGACGGCGACGACGCCGATCGTGTTCTCGTCGAGGTGGGGCTCCACGTCCTCCGGGCCGATCGTGTACTTGCCCTCAGCAAGCGGCACGATCCGCGGCTCGACGTCGAAGTAGCGGCAGAACTTCTCCCACACGACGTGGACGTCCCCGCCGAAAATCAAGTTGGGCCGGTCGATCGACAGGCCGGCCGCCTGGCGACGCTCGCGCCACTTCCACTTCAGCGACATCGCTCCGAGCATGATCGCCTCGGACGAGCCCTGAGTCCGACATCCAGTCGTCCTGCCCGGCGCATGGAACAGGTCGGCGAGCATGCGCACGCAACGCTGCTCGATCTCGGCGGAAATGGGGTACTCCGCATGGTCGATGAAATTACGGTGGAGGTTCTCGGCGATCAGCCGCTGCGCCTCCGGCTCCATCCAAGTGGTGACAAACGTGGCGAGGTTTCGCTGAGGGTCGCCCTCCATGGCGAGATCCACATCCACGAGCCTCATTGCGTCCGTCGCGGCCATGCCTTCCTCGGGAAAGGTCTCCGAGGGTGCGGGCGCAGTCAGGAATCGGTTGCCGAAAAGGGCCACGTCGTCGCGCTTGGTCATACGACGAATCAAACAGTGCCGGAGCGTGCCTCCGGGAGGGACACGCCGAAGCAGAATAGCGAGGCGCCGAGCATGAACGAGATCGCGGCCAGCAGGTCAAACCGCGGAAGAAGCAAATCGTTCCAAGCCCATCAAGCACCCCTGGGACTACGAACACGTTTGAGTCGATCACCGGCCCGACTGCATTTTGGCCTTTTTCACCGCCGCCACAAGGAACCGGGCAGCCACACCGATCAGCAGCAAGTTCAGGGTCATCTGCGCGGTGACCAGCAGCCGGGCCGGTTCGCTGCGCGGGCTGATATCTCCGAAGCCGACGGTGCTGAAGACGGTCATGGTGAAGTACAGCGCGTCGCTCCGCGACAGAACCTCGCTGAAGCTTTCCGCACCGCTGCGCTCCATCAGGTAGTAGACCGTCGCGAACAGGAGCAGGTAGAGCGGGAGGGTTGTCCCCAGGGCCTCAGCGGCCCGCAGCTCGGGACGCGGGGACTGGGCGATCCTTCGGATGTGCCACACGAGGAGCAGCACCACGGCCGCCACACCGCCGACGAGCGCGAGGACCGTGCCGGCGGTGAAGGCCGAATCGAGCGGCAGCACGTAATAGGTGGTGACGAGAAGCGCCGCAGTCAGCAACGAACGCAGCAAGGCACGGAGCGCCTGGCGTCGGCCCTTGCGTGAAGTCTTGTCCACGGTTCCCTCGATGCGCCGCTGCGGTGATCGCGTTGTCGCTTCCGCTCGTGGCTTCAACGTCCCCGTGCTTCGGAGGCGCGTGTGGCAGGCGCACCAGATGGTCACCGGGATGGCGGCTTCCGGCTCGGGCCGCAAGGCGGCCTCATCGGGGAATGGTTAGGACACTCGCCTCTACTGGCAGTGGATCGGCTACAACACGATCGCGTTCGTCGTTGTTCTGACTGTCGGCTTCTTGTTGGTACTGGCCGGCAGCGACACCTTCAACCTGGACCTGGATCCTGTGAGCACCCATGGCAGCGGCTACGTCCTCCTCGCTCGCCGCTGCCAGGGCATCAGCAATCCGTGCCAGCGCCTCACTCACGTCAGTGAGTGTGTCCGCCGGCCGCAGCGTCCTTCTTGACCGTAAGAGGCAGCAACTTCTTCCCCGTGGGCCCGATCTGAATCTGCGTGTCCATCTGCGGACACACCCCACAGTCGAAGCAAGGCGTCCACCGGCAGTCCTCGACCTCTGTCTCGTCGAGGGAGTCCTGCCAGTCCTCCCAGAGCCAGTCCTTGTCGAGGCCGGAGTCCAGGTGGTCCCAGGGGAGGACCTCCTCGTACGTGCGCTCGCGCGTCGTGTACCAGTCGACGTCCACGTCGGAGTCCGCCAGCGCCTTGTCCGCGCACTGCATCCAGCGGTCGTAGGAGAAGTGCTCGCGCCAGCCGTCGAAGCGGCCGCCGTCCTCGTAGACCGCGCGGATGACGGCGCCGAGCCGGCGGTCGCCGCGGGAGAGGAGGCCCTCCACGATGCCCGGCTTGCCGTCGTGGTAGCGGAAGCCGATCGAGCGGCCGTACTTCTTGTCGCCGCGGATCTTGTCGCGGAGCTTCTGCAGGCGGGCGTCCGTCTCCTCGGCGGAGAGCTGGGGCGCCCACTGGAAGGGGGTGTGGGGCTTGGGGACGAAGCCGCCGATCGAGACCGTGCAGCGGATGTCGTTCTGGCCGGAGACCTTGCGGCCCTCGGCGATGACCTTCATCGCCATGTCGGCGATCTGCAGGACGTCCTCGTCGGTCTCCGTGGGCAGGCCGCACATGAAGTACAGCTTCACCTGGCGCCAGCCGTTGCCGTAGGCGGTGGAGACGGTGCGGATGAGGTCGTCCTCCGAGACCATCTTGTTGATGACCTTGCGCATGCGCTCGGAGCCGCCCTCGGGGGCGAAGGTCAGGCCGGACCGGCGGCCGTTCCTCGTCAGCTCGTTCGCCA
It encodes:
- a CDS encoding glutamate decarboxylase; amino-acid sequence: MTKRDDVALFGNRFLTAPAPSETFPEEGMAATDAMRLVDVDLAMEGDPQRNLATFVTTWMEPEAQRLIAENLHRNFIDHAEYPISAEIEQRCVRMLADLFHAPGRTTGCRTQGSSEAIMLGAMSLKWKWRERRQAAGLSIDRPNLIFGGDVHVVWEKFCRYFDVEPRIVPLAEGKYTIGPEDVEPHLDENTIGVVAVLGTTFTGHKDDVVGIDKLLRDVRKERDLDIPIHVDGASGAFVWPFLYPDSKWDFRLEQVRSINVSGHKYGLVYPGIGWLVFREESDLAKDLVFYENYLGKTDATFTLNFSTGASMVLAQYYNFVRLGRQGYTYVMKMMQENAHALADNLRSNGRFEVIGSDLEQLPLVAFRLAGKYAYDESDIAWQLSAERGWMVPAYTLPPNAERVKILRALVRETLSREQVDRLSQDIDDACRTLDDKGATHGIERAQVKRGTGY
- a CDS encoding DUF7144 family membrane protein, which encodes MATTTTHHRSETGQAAAGGLTMFAAVLLFIAGVLDLLRGITAIANDNIYVSAPNYTFKFDLTSWGWIQLVLGVIAVGVSAGLFTRATWARVVGVGIAGLLIIANFLSMPYYPVWSLILIAMYGFVIWALCVVQREP
- a CDS encoding YhjD/YihY/BrkB family envelope integrity protein, producing the protein MSHLISVNVLDSATRLAAQTFLTAVPLLFVVASIAPAALRDQFVKSVHEAFGLTGSADAELKKVVQGTGNPSDELRQTTGVVGGLMVLISATACSRAMQRLCQRAWSLPGASARVAAWRWIAWLAAWLVMFGLQGSLRTGFGLGLWLGVPLLLVAEVALWWWTQHLLLAARVPWLPLLPGALLTGTALSVLTLTAPLYVPQALNHSLDKYGSLGAVFTLLSWLITLCVVAALCITAGAVIAREPWAARHLDRSAAPGPPSGDTPAGGAPPGISPPNDPPPE
- a CDS encoding potassium channel family protein, whose translation is MDKTSRKGRRQALRALLRSLLTAALLVTTYYVLPLDSAFTAGTVLALVGGVAAVVLLLVWHIRRIAQSPRPELRAAEALGTTLPLYLLLFATVYYLMERSGAESFSEVLSRSDALYFTMTVFSTVGFGDISPRSEPARLLVTAQMTLNLLLIGVAARFLVAAVKKAKMQSGR